A genomic stretch from Dissulfurispira thermophila includes:
- a CDS encoding sigma-70 family RNA polymerase sigma factor translates to MPKRPKKHKLSEKEKERIIEQFLPRVKYYANKYAFGLPSELSVEDLVSAGVVGLLEAIERYDPSMNATLSTFADFRIRGAIIDEIRSMQWASKDARKKLEEVRNAYMEIEKSYNRLATDEEVAEKLDITLDELYKTLSIANTMNMMSLEDLGINKDGKSLDILECISKEDERDIVDVLNLKELKSVLGKAIDGLPDNERLVVTLYYFEELTMKEIGKILNISESRVCQLHGKVLVKLKSIMEDFRNAC, encoded by the coding sequence ATGCCAAAAAGACCTAAAAAGCATAAACTATCTGAAAAAGAAAAAGAGAGAATAATAGAGCAATTCCTGCCGAGAGTAAAATACTATGCTAATAAATATGCATTTGGACTTCCTTCAGAATTGAGTGTTGAAGACTTAGTATCAGCAGGGGTAGTAGGACTTTTAGAGGCTATAGAAAGGTATGACCCATCTATGAATGCAACTCTTAGCACTTTTGCAGACTTTAGAATAAGAGGAGCTATAATCGATGAGATACGCTCGATGCAATGGGCATCGAAAGATGCGCGTAAAAAACTTGAAGAGGTCAGAAATGCCTATATGGAAATTGAAAAGAGTTATAATCGTCTTGCTACAGATGAGGAAGTTGCAGAAAAATTAGATATAACCCTTGATGAACTTTATAAGACACTCTCTATAGCCAATACTATGAATATGATGAGCCTCGAGGATCTGGGTATAAATAAAGATGGCAAATCACTTGATATTCTGGAATGTATATCAAAGGAAGATGAAAGAGATATAGTAGATGTTTTGAATTTAAAGGAGTTAAAGTCTGTTCTTGGTAAGGCAATAGATGGACTTCCGGACAATGAGAGGCTCGTAGTAACACTTTATTATTTTGAGGAACTTACTATGAAAGAGATAGGGAAGATTTTGAATATTAGTGAGTCAAGGGTTTGTCAACTTCACGGGAAGGTTTTGGTTAAATTGAAAAGCATAATGGAAGATTTCAGGAACGCATGTTAG